A window of Bradyrhizobium sp. AZCC 1610 contains these coding sequences:
- a CDS encoding ABC transporter permease yields MLTMIGKRLMFAIPSLIGVVIVTFLLTRALPGDPAAYFAGPAAGKEAIEQIRKKLGLDKPLIEQFFRYTNDLAHGDFGNSLTTGQPVATEIRNRLPASAELTLLGLVVSVMIAIPLGVLAATRPGSWIDHLCRITTTAGVSLPVFFTGLVLVYVFYFRLGWSPAPLGRLDVFYSAPPTVTGLYLIDALIARDLETFRSALSQLILPAGTLAIFSLAPIARMTRASMLAVLASDFVRTARASGLSPSTVIVTYAFRNAMLPVITTLSMVFSFLLGANVLVEKVFAWPGIGSYAVEALISSDFAPVQGFVLTMAVMYVLLNLVIDILYGVIDPRVRLEG; encoded by the coding sequence ATGCTGACCATGATCGGCAAGCGGCTGATGTTTGCGATCCCGTCGCTGATCGGCGTCGTGATCGTCACGTTCCTCCTGACGCGCGCGCTACCGGGCGACCCGGCCGCCTATTTCGCCGGGCCCGCGGCGGGCAAGGAAGCCATCGAGCAGATCCGCAAGAAACTCGGCCTCGACAAGCCGCTGATCGAGCAGTTCTTCCGCTACACCAACGATCTCGCCCATGGCGATTTCGGCAATTCGCTGACCACGGGCCAGCCGGTCGCGACCGAAATCCGCAACCGCCTGCCGGCGTCCGCCGAACTGACGCTGCTCGGCCTCGTCGTTTCGGTCATGATCGCGATCCCGCTCGGCGTACTGGCCGCGACGCGGCCGGGCTCCTGGATCGACCATCTCTGTCGCATCACCACGACCGCCGGCGTGTCGCTGCCGGTGTTCTTCACCGGGCTGGTGCTGGTCTATGTCTTCTATTTCAGGCTCGGCTGGTCGCCGGCGCCGCTCGGCCGGCTCGACGTGTTCTACAGCGCGCCACCCACCGTGACCGGTCTTTACCTGATCGACGCCCTGATCGCGCGCGATCTCGAAACGTTTCGTTCGGCGCTGAGCCAGTTGATCCTCCCGGCGGGGACGCTGGCGATCTTTTCGCTGGCGCCGATCGCGCGCATGACGCGGGCCTCGATGCTGGCGGTGCTGGCATCCGACTTCGTCCGCACCGCGCGCGCCAGCGGGCTGTCGCCGTCAACCGTGATCGTTACCTACGCGTTTCGCAACGCCATGCTGCCGGTCATCACCACGCTCAGCATGGTGTTCTCGTTCCTGCTGGGCGCCAACGTGCTGGTCGAAAAAGTTTTCGCCTGGCCGGGCATCGGCTCCTACGCCGTCGAAGCGCTGATCTCGTCGGATTTCGCCCCGGTGCAGGGCTTCGTGCTGACCATGGCGGTCATGTACGTGCTGCTCAACCTGGTCATCGACATTCTCTATGGCGTGATCGATCCGCGCGTCCGGCTTGAAGGGTGA
- a CDS encoding sigma-70 family RNA polymerase sigma factor: protein MSNVVAINAAAKKSIAAARATSDEMLLQSIAKGDRTAMHVLYSRHNVRVYRFVLRMVRDTTMAEDLVSQVFLDVWRTASQFEGRSQVSTWLLSIARFKALTALRQRKHEDIEQEDVLEIADEADTPEASLDRSNTSAILRACVAKLSPAHREIINLVYYHEKSVEEAGAIIGIPQSTVKTRMFYARKQLAELLKGAGVDSLAA from the coding sequence ATGTCGAACGTCGTCGCCATCAACGCCGCAGCCAAGAAGTCGATTGCCGCCGCCCGCGCGACATCAGACGAAATGCTGCTGCAGAGTATTGCCAAGGGCGACCGCACGGCGATGCATGTGCTTTATTCCCGCCATAACGTCCGGGTTTACCGCTTCGTGCTGCGCATGGTGCGCGATACCACGATGGCGGAAGACCTCGTCAGCCAGGTCTTCCTCGACGTGTGGCGGACCGCCAGCCAGTTCGAGGGCCGCTCGCAGGTTTCGACCTGGCTGCTGTCGATTGCCCGCTTCAAGGCGCTGACCGCGCTGCGTCAGCGCAAGCATGAGGACATCGAGCAGGAAGACGTGCTGGAGATCGCCGATGAGGCCGACACGCCGGAAGCCTCACTCGACCGCAGCAACACCAGCGCCATCCTGCGCGCCTGCGTCGCCAAGCTGTCGCCGGCCCATCGCGAGATCATCAATCTGGTCTACTACCACGAGAAGTCGGTGGAAGAGGCCGGCGCGATCATCGGTATTCCCCAGAGCACGGTGAAGACCCGGATGTTCTATGCCCGCAAACAATTGGCCGAGTTGCTTAAGGGCGCCGGCGTGGACAGCCTCGCCGCATAA
- a CDS encoding ABC transporter substrate-binding protein, with amino-acid sequence MKRRDFLKSVTGVAAGAMVPAPAIWSAAKADARSETLLIVSESGPNNLDIHGVGTNVPGYEVSWNCYDRLISHEMKSGPGGVPYYDRDKFKPELAEDMKVGDMSVTFKLKKNAKFHDGALVTAKDVKWSLDRAVSVGGFPTFQMGAGSLTKTEQFVVVDDNTVRVDFAKKDRLTLPDLAVIVPCIVNSELVKKSATEKDPWGLEYTKQQTAGSGAYKVTKWTAGTEVIMERNDAWVGGPLPKVKRVIWRMVPQAGNRRALLERGDADISYDLPNKDFVELKDSGKLNIVSVPYSNGVQYIGMNVKIPPFDNPKVREAVACAIPYQKIMDAVLFGLAKPMFGAAANKATEVAWPQPTKYVTDIARAKALLAEAGHPNGFETTLSFDLGFAGVNEPLCVLVQESLAQIGIKTTINKIPGANWRTELNKKVLPLYTNVFSGWLDYPEYFFIWCYDGKNSIFNTMSYQSKAMDEFIHGAVDAAAVGNTSKYDTDVKGFVDLAFKDIPRIPLYQPYVNVAMQKNVSGYQYWFHRRLDYRALVKA; translated from the coding sequence ATGAAGCGTCGCGATTTCCTGAAATCCGTCACCGGAGTTGCCGCGGGCGCGATGGTGCCGGCGCCGGCGATCTGGTCCGCGGCCAAGGCTGATGCGCGGTCGGAGACGCTGCTGATCGTCTCGGAAAGCGGCCCCAACAATCTCGACATTCACGGCGTCGGCACCAACGTGCCCGGCTACGAGGTGTCGTGGAATTGCTACGACCGCCTGATCAGCCACGAGATGAAGAGCGGTCCGGGCGGGGTGCCGTATTACGACCGCGACAAGTTCAAGCCTGAGCTCGCCGAGGACATGAAGGTCGGCGACATGTCGGTCACCTTCAAGCTGAAGAAGAACGCGAAATTCCACGACGGCGCGCTGGTCACGGCCAAGGACGTCAAGTGGTCGCTCGATCGCGCGGTGAGCGTCGGCGGTTTTCCGACGTTCCAGATGGGCGCGGGCTCCCTGACCAAGACCGAGCAGTTCGTCGTTGTCGACGACAACACGGTGCGGGTCGATTTCGCCAAGAAAGATCGCCTGACTCTGCCCGATCTCGCGGTCATCGTGCCGTGCATTGTCAATTCCGAACTGGTGAAGAAGAGCGCCACCGAGAAGGATCCGTGGGGTCTCGAATATACCAAGCAGCAGACCGCGGGCTCCGGCGCATACAAGGTGACGAAGTGGACCGCCGGCACTGAAGTCATCATGGAGCGCAACGACGCGTGGGTCGGCGGTCCCTTACCGAAGGTCAAGCGCGTGATCTGGCGCATGGTGCCGCAGGCCGGCAACCGCCGCGCACTGCTGGAACGCGGCGACGCCGATATCTCCTACGATCTGCCGAACAAGGATTTCGTCGAGCTGAAGGACAGCGGCAAGCTCAACATCGTCTCGGTGCCCTATTCCAACGGCGTCCAGTATATCGGCATGAACGTCAAGATACCGCCGTTCGACAACCCCAAGGTTCGCGAGGCGGTAGCCTGTGCGATCCCCTACCAGAAGATCATGGATGCGGTGCTGTTCGGCCTCGCAAAGCCGATGTTCGGCGCCGCTGCCAACAAGGCGACCGAGGTGGCGTGGCCGCAGCCGACCAAATACGTCACCGATATCGCCAGGGCCAAGGCATTGCTGGCGGAGGCCGGCCATCCCAACGGTTTCGAGACCACGCTGTCGTTCGACCTCGGCTTCGCCGGCGTCAACGAACCGCTCTGCGTGCTGGTGCAGGAGAGCCTTGCGCAAATCGGCATCAAGACCACCATCAACAAGATTCCCGGCGCCAACTGGCGCACCGAACTCAACAAGAAGGTGCTGCCGCTCTACACCAACGTGTTCTCCGGCTGGCTCGATTATCCCGAGTACTTCTTCATCTGGTGTTACGACGGCAAGAATTCGATCTTCAACACCATGAGCTACCAGTCGAAGGCGATGGACGAATTCATCCACGGCGCCGTCGACGCGGCGGCGGTCGGCAACACCAGCAAATACGACACCGACGTAAAGGGCTTTGTCGATCTCGCCTTCAAGGACATCCCGCGCATTCCGCTGTATCAGCCCTACGTCAACGTCGCGATGCAGAAGAATGTCTCGGGCTATCAATACTGGTTCCACCGAAGGCTGGATTATCGTGCGCTCGTGAAGGCATAA
- the ugpB gene encoding sn-glycerol-3-phosphate ABC transporter substrate-binding protein UgpB, whose protein sequence is MRFLQFAALAATALASPAQAATEIMWWHAMSGELGKQLEKLAADFNASQSDYRVVPTYKGNYTETVTAAIFAFRSRSQPAIVQVNEIATATMMAAKGAIYPVFELMRDQSEPFSPEAYLPAVTSYYSDVAGNMLSFPFNVSTPILYYNKDLFRAAGLDPEVAPKTWAEVGAAAKRLRAAGSPCGLTTSWPSWVHVENFSAFHNLPLATRANGFGGLDAELTFNNPDVVRHIAQLAEWQATKVFDYGGRGQSAEPRFQKGECAIFIGSSGTRADIKANSRFEVGYGMIPHRPEIAGAPQNSIIGGATLWVLRDRPRGEYTGVARFFAYLSKPEVQAAWHQNTGYLPITRAAFDLTRAQGFYDRDPGAAIGIEQLTFKPPTGNSKGIRLGSFVLIRGVIDEELEQVFRGKQSAQAALDLAVERGNRLLRQFERANPDR, encoded by the coding sequence TTGAGATTCTTGCAATTCGCGGCGCTCGCCGCCACGGCGCTTGCGTCTCCGGCACAGGCCGCCACCGAGATCATGTGGTGGCACGCGATGTCGGGGGAACTCGGCAAGCAGCTTGAAAAGCTGGCTGCCGATTTCAATGCGTCGCAGTCCGATTACCGGGTCGTGCCGACATACAAGGGCAACTACACCGAGACGGTGACGGCGGCGATCTTCGCATTCCGTTCGAGAAGCCAGCCCGCCATCGTTCAGGTCAACGAGATCGCGACCGCCACCATGATGGCGGCCAAGGGCGCGATCTATCCGGTGTTCGAATTGATGCGCGATCAGTCGGAGCCGTTCTCGCCTGAGGCGTATCTGCCGGCGGTGACCAGCTATTATTCCGATGTTGCCGGCAACATGCTGTCGTTCCCGTTCAATGTCTCGACGCCGATCCTTTACTACAACAAGGATCTGTTCCGCGCTGCGGGTCTCGATCCGGAGGTGGCGCCGAAGACCTGGGCCGAGGTCGGCGCTGCGGCGAAGCGTCTGCGCGCGGCCGGTTCGCCCTGCGGGCTCACCACATCCTGGCCCTCCTGGGTGCATGTCGAGAATTTTTCCGCATTCCACAATCTGCCGTTGGCGACCCGGGCCAATGGCTTTGGCGGGCTCGATGCGGAATTGACCTTCAACAATCCGGACGTGGTGCGGCACATCGCGCAACTCGCGGAATGGCAGGCGACGAAAGTTTTCGACTATGGCGGCCGCGGGCAATCGGCCGAGCCGCGTTTTCAGAAGGGCGAATGCGCCATCTTCATCGGCTCGTCCGGAACGCGCGCGGACATCAAGGCCAATTCCAGGTTCGAGGTTGGCTACGGCATGATCCCGCACCGGCCCGAAATCGCCGGCGCCCCGCAAAACTCCATCATCGGCGGCGCCACGCTATGGGTGCTGCGCGACCGGCCGCGCGGCGAATACACCGGCGTCGCGCGGTTCTTCGCCTATCTCTCGAAGCCGGAAGTGCAGGCCGCCTGGCACCAGAACACCGGCTATCTGCCGATCACCCGCGCCGCCTTCGACCTCACCCGCGCGCAGGGCTTCTACGATCGCGATCCCGGTGCGGCGATCGGAATCGAGCAGCTGACCTTCAAGCCGCCGACCGGGAATTCGAAGGGAATCCGGCTCGGGTCCTTTGTGCTGATCCGCGGCGTGATCGACGAAGAACTCGAGCAGGTTTTCCGCGGCAAGCAGTCCGCGCAGGCAGCCCTCGACCTCGCCGTCGAGCGCGGCAACCGCCTGCTGCGCCAGTTCGAACGGGCCAATCCGGACCGGTAG
- a CDS encoding ATP-binding response regulator, which yields MAEQDDVLHLIDDTGTVPEDSSARKWKIAVIDDDAAVHEGTRFALSDYNLHGATLEILSAYSAAEGRTLMRNNPDVAAVLLDVIMETDVAGLDLVEYIRNELKNETVRIILRTGQPGQAPERRVIVQYDINDYKAKTELTADKLFTSLTAALRSYQQLERMVQTRRGLEIIIDAASTLYDFKSMQRLAEGVLTQLASLLNVDCAGILVLRDDGAPGSEFSVLAGSGCYSRFIGTTSSKALDPDLRQMVEAAFQRRKNEFADHRSVLYLRTGSGREVVVLLQAERQLSDTDRALVEIFSSRLSIAFDNVILYRQLHEANTQLEDRVAQRTRALMQANRRLSAQWLRLQRANGFKNEILGTVAHDLKNPLGVILGRTEMLTELIGAGSPKENVTAQVEHIRDATKRLTSMVDHLISDAMADAFDITIRREPVDIAALVAEVTDSNLPSAVNKQQSIAVSAPPNFVTMCDADRIREAIDNLVSNAIKYSPIGGKITVAVTHEVGDTVIRIADQGAGLSPEDLGRLFGRFQRLSAKPTAGESSTGLGLSIVKRIIDMHGGHVTAESAGPGQGSTFTVTLPATETT from the coding sequence ATGGCCGAACAGGACGATGTCCTCCACCTGATCGACGATACCGGGACCGTTCCGGAGGACTCGTCCGCGCGCAAATGGAAGATCGCCGTCATCGACGACGATGCCGCGGTGCACGAGGGCACCCGCTTTGCGCTGAGCGACTACAATCTGCACGGCGCGACGCTCGAAATCCTGTCGGCCTATTCCGCGGCCGAAGGCCGCACCTTGATGCGCAACAATCCCGACGTCGCGGCCGTGCTGCTCGACGTCATCATGGAAACCGACGTCGCGGGCCTGGACCTCGTCGAATACATACGCAACGAGCTCAAGAACGAAACCGTCCGCATCATCCTGCGCACCGGCCAGCCGGGACAAGCGCCCGAGCGCCGCGTCATCGTCCAGTACGACATCAACGACTACAAGGCCAAGACGGAGCTCACCGCCGACAAGCTGTTCACCTCGCTCACGGCTGCGCTGCGCAGCTACCAGCAGCTCGAGCGCATGGTGCAGACCAGGCGCGGGCTTGAAATCATCATCGACGCCGCCTCGACGCTCTACGACTTCAAATCGATGCAGCGGCTTGCGGAAGGCGTGCTGACGCAGCTCGCTTCGCTGCTCAATGTCGACTGCGCCGGCATCCTGGTGTTGCGCGACGACGGCGCTCCTGGCAGCGAATTCTCGGTGCTGGCGGGTTCGGGCTGCTACAGCCGCTTCATCGGCACCACAAGCTCCAAGGCGCTCGATCCGGATTTGCGGCAGATGGTGGAAGCCGCCTTCCAGCGCCGCAAGAACGAATTCGCCGACCACCGCAGCGTGCTTTACCTGCGCACCGGCTCTGGTCGCGAGGTGGTGGTGCTGTTGCAGGCCGAGCGCCAGCTCTCCGATACCGACCGCGCGCTGGTCGAGATTTTCTCCAGCCGGCTGTCGATCGCATTCGACAACGTCATTCTCTACCGGCAACTGCACGAGGCCAACACCCAGCTCGAGGACCGCGTCGCCCAGCGCACCCGCGCGCTGATGCAGGCCAACCGGCGGCTGTCGGCGCAATGGCTGCGGCTGCAGCGCGCCAACGGCTTCAAGAACGAGATTCTCGGCACCGTCGCGCACGATCTGAAAAACCCGCTCGGCGTGATCCTTGGCCGCACCGAAATGCTGACCGAGCTGATCGGCGCCGGCTCGCCCAAGGAGAACGTCACCGCGCAGGTCGAGCATATCCGCGACGCCACCAAGCGCCTGACCTCGATGGTTGATCACCTGATTTCCGATGCGATGGCGGACGCCTTCGACATCACGATCCGGCGCGAGCCGGTCGATATCGCGGCCCTCGTTGCCGAAGTCACCGATTCGAACCTGCCTTCGGCGGTCAACAAGCAGCAGTCCATCGCCGTGTCGGCGCCGCCGAATTTCGTCACCATGTGCGACGCCGACCGGATCCGCGAGGCGATCGACAACCTCGTCAGCAACGCCATCAAATATTCGCCGATCGGCGGCAAGATCACGGTGGCCGTCACCCATGAGGTCGGCGACACGGTGATCCGCATCGCCGACCAGGGCGCCGGCCTTTCGCCGGAGGATCTCGGCCGGCTGTTCGGCCGGTTCCAGCGGCTCTCGGCCAAGCCCACGGCCGGGGAAAGTTCGACCGGCCTCGGCCTATCGATTGTCAAACGCATCATCGACATGCATGGCGGCCATGTGACTGCGGAAAGCGCCGGCCCCGGACAGGGATCGACGTTTACGGTTACACTGCCCGCGACAGAGACGACATGA
- a CDS encoding response regulator, with translation MTQSPHIFIVDDEPPAREMVGDYLKMHGFSVTLCDGGKSLRREIETNVPDLVVLDLNMPEEDGLSIIRDLKSRINVPVIMLTATASPIDRVVGLELGADDYIAKPCELRELMARIRSVLRRSTPAKAAAPEAAPAKAEKEQLVRFGTKWLDLEAQALRDDEGNEHPLTASEFGLLKVFAANPKRVLSRERLLELANARDAEAFDRAVDLRIMRIRRKIEIDPTKPAVIRTIRGGGYLFSPTGEKG, from the coding sequence ATGACCCAGAGCCCGCACATCTTCATTGTCGATGACGAGCCACCGGCCCGCGAGATGGTCGGTGATTACCTCAAGATGCACGGTTTCAGCGTCACGCTGTGCGACGGCGGAAAAAGCCTGCGCCGCGAGATCGAGACCAACGTGCCCGATCTCGTCGTGCTCGACCTCAACATGCCCGAGGAAGACGGGCTTTCGATCATTCGCGACCTGAAGAGCCGCATCAACGTCCCCGTCATCATGCTGACGGCGACCGCGAGCCCGATCGACCGCGTCGTCGGCCTCGAACTCGGCGCCGACGACTATATCGCCAAGCCTTGCGAGCTGCGCGAGCTGATGGCGCGCATCCGCTCGGTGCTTCGTCGCAGCACGCCGGCCAAAGCGGCCGCGCCCGAGGCTGCTCCGGCAAAGGCAGAGAAGGAGCAGTTGGTGCGGTTCGGCACCAAATGGCTCGACCTCGAAGCCCAGGCGCTGCGCGACGACGAAGGCAACGAGCATCCGCTGACGGCCTCCGAGTTCGGCCTGTTGAAGGTGTTCGCAGCGAATCCGAAGCGGGTGTTGTCGCGGGAGCGGCTGTTGGAATTGGCCAATGCGCGCGACGCCGAAGCCTTCGACCGCGCCGTCGATCTCAGGATCATGCGCATCCGGCGCAAGATCGAGATCGACCCGACCAAGCCCGCCGTGATCCGCACGATCAGAGGCGGCGGTTATCTATTCTCGCCGACCGGCGAGAAGGGTTAG
- a CDS encoding phosphotransferase, protein MVPSLPTLTGYAPFRAWRADPAQWLPIARDIARGHGLACVAPHVFSTGTNLVIALDEQLILKIFPPFLRAQFVSERGALAQLHGRLRVAIPEIVVEGERDGWPYLVITRLSGVLGADVWPSLPETDKERVLAEIGETIAEVQRVPAGPLGQIEPGWDVFMRRQIEGCRARHARLGLPQKFLDGLDELLRDARSLVALDTPAVILTGEYIPENFLLSRSGPGWRVAGLIDFGDVMTGRREYDLLGPSAFMTAGMPRRVRSLFEGFGYSPADITPELKRRLMALMLLHRASDPVRAFSIEGWQEKAADLHKLQDLRWPI, encoded by the coding sequence ATGGTGCCATCACTACCGACACTCACAGGCTACGCGCCCTTCCGCGCCTGGCGCGCCGATCCGGCGCAATGGCTGCCGATCGCGCGCGATATCGCCCGCGGCCACGGCCTGGCATGCGTGGCGCCGCATGTCTTCTCCACCGGTACCAATCTCGTCATTGCCCTCGACGAGCAACTCATCCTCAAAATTTTCCCGCCATTTCTTCGCGCCCAATTCGTCTCGGAACGTGGCGCGCTGGCGCAGCTTCATGGACGGCTTCGTGTCGCGATTCCCGAAATCGTCGTCGAAGGCGAGCGCGACGGATGGCCATATCTCGTCATCACGCGGCTATCGGGCGTGTTGGGCGCCGATGTCTGGCCATCGCTGCCGGAAACGGACAAGGAGCGTGTGCTTGCCGAGATTGGCGAAACCATCGCCGAGGTACAACGCGTTCCGGCAGGACCGCTCGGGCAGATCGAGCCGGGCTGGGACGTCTTCATGCGCCGACAGATCGAAGGGTGCCGCGCCCGGCACGCGCGTCTCGGATTGCCGCAGAAATTTCTCGACGGTCTGGACGAATTGCTGCGCGATGCGCGCTCGCTGGTTGCGCTGGACACGCCAGCCGTGATCCTGACCGGCGAATACATCCCGGAAAACTTCCTGCTGAGCCGCAGCGGTCCGGGTTGGCGGGTTGCAGGGCTCATCGATTTCGGCGACGTGATGACGGGCAGGCGCGAGTATGACCTGCTTGGCCCCAGCGCCTTCATGACTGCCGGCATGCCGCGGCGGGTGCGAAGCCTGTTCGAGGGTTTTGGATATTCACCCGCGGATATCACGCCCGAGCTGAAGCGGCGGCTGATGGCGCTGATGCTGCTGCATCGGGCTAGTGATCCGGTCAGGGCTTTCTCCATCGAGGGATGGCAGGAGAAGGCCGCGGACCTCCATAAATTGCAGGATTTGCGCTGGCCAATTTGA
- a CDS encoding sensor histidine kinase produces MPIRWRILSIAGLNSAVVVVLAILIWNGAKVLGSAWDDVRQVRESDKILALLESETSRLQNLIHRYINQPSPDLFAEILLLREAVLGTLTTRAANDPMLSGSVERLEQVTDRFLNGFGELRAVQATITKTYEQQVLGPAREMAGLYSIIEGATGHRDAQIWPALGKSREAFTAMLVATNAYYLSRASASAEDARRNTETIENTIPAMADLADNDLQRMALTRLKARTVALREGMAKLTEQLTIRTELLRNTIDASQAEAIGVIDELSVKMRQREQKAQETFDRTLSAISRRVLSIAVMFLGIILSAGVLIALSIRLPLQQILAAMHAITSGNYDRRVQGTTARDEVGAMARAVDVFRENAIAKRKTEDELRASKERAESALLELNTAQQNLIDAERLAALGGLVAGVAHEVNNPIGISLTVASSFARRADMFEQELRTEPLRRSKLDDFVRTSRDAAGQLVANLHRAGELIQSFKQVAVDRSLAERRQFNLSEATDQIVASLKPVLKKAAITLSVDVPEGLFIDGYPGSYGQILTNLFLNAANHAFADGRSGAITISARARGSDDIEIIFADNGAGMTPDVQRQAFDPFFTTRRNEGGTGLGLHIVYNLVTQQLGGRMMLESRLGQGTTFRIIMPKVARGEPTITDQTAADGTPQWPNRTMSST; encoded by the coding sequence GTGCCGATCCGCTGGCGCATCCTGTCGATCGCGGGATTGAACTCCGCCGTCGTCGTGGTGCTCGCCATTTTGATCTGGAACGGTGCCAAGGTGCTGGGTTCGGCCTGGGACGACGTCCGGCAGGTGCGGGAGTCCGACAAGATCCTGGCACTGCTGGAAAGCGAAACCAGCCGGCTGCAGAACCTGATCCATCGCTACATCAACCAGCCGAGCCCCGACCTGTTCGCCGAGATCCTGCTGCTTCGGGAAGCGGTTCTCGGCACGCTCACCACGCGCGCCGCGAACGACCCCATGCTATCAGGATCGGTCGAGCGGCTCGAACAGGTCACCGACCGTTTCCTCAACGGCTTCGGCGAATTGCGCGCCGTGCAGGCCACCATCACCAAGACCTATGAGCAGCAAGTGCTGGGGCCGGCCCGGGAAATGGCCGGGTTGTACTCGATCATCGAGGGCGCCACCGGGCATCGCGATGCGCAGATCTGGCCGGCACTCGGGAAATCACGCGAGGCGTTCACGGCCATGCTGGTCGCCACCAACGCCTATTATCTGTCACGCGCCTCGGCCTCCGCCGAGGACGCCCGCAGGAACACCGAGACGATCGAGAACACCATCCCCGCGATGGCCGACCTCGCCGACAATGATTTGCAGCGCATGGCGCTGACGCGGCTGAAGGCGCGGACCGTGGCGCTGCGCGAAGGGATGGCCAAATTGACCGAGCAGCTCACGATCCGGACCGAGCTCTTGCGCAATACCATCGATGCCAGCCAGGCCGAGGCCATCGGCGTCATCGACGAGCTGTCGGTCAAGATGCGCCAGCGCGAGCAGAAGGCGCAGGAGACGTTCGACAGGACACTATCGGCCATCTCGCGCCGCGTGCTGTCGATCGCCGTGATGTTCCTCGGCATTATCCTGTCCGCCGGCGTCCTGATCGCGCTCTCGATCCGCCTGCCGCTGCAGCAGATCCTGGCGGCGATGCATGCGATCACCTCGGGCAATTACGATCGCCGCGTGCAGGGTACCACCGCCAGGGACGAGGTCGGCGCCATGGCGCGCGCGGTAGACGTATTCCGCGAGAACGCCATCGCCAAGCGCAAGACCGAGGACGAACTGCGCGCCTCGAAGGAGAGGGCCGAAAGCGCGCTGCTTGAACTCAATACCGCGCAGCAGAACCTGATCGACGCCGAGCGGCTGGCGGCGCTCGGCGGGCTGGTCGCCGGCGTCGCCCACGAGGTGAACAACCCGATCGGCATCAGCCTGACGGTGGCGTCGAGCTTTGCGCGCCGCGCCGATATGTTCGAGCAGGAACTGCGGACGGAGCCATTACGCCGCTCCAAGCTCGACGACTTCGTCAGGACCTCGCGCGACGCAGCAGGGCAATTGGTGGCGAACCTGCACCGCGCCGGCGAGCTGATCCAGTCGTTCAAGCAGGTGGCGGTGGACCGCTCGCTCGCCGAGCGCCGGCAATTCAACCTCAGCGAGGCCACCGACCAGATCGTCGCGAGCCTGAAACCGGTGCTGAAGAAGGCGGCGATCACGCTGTCGGTGGACGTGCCGGAAGGGCTTTTCATCGACGGCTATCCCGGCTCCTACGGCCAGATTTTAACCAATCTTTTCCTCAACGCCGCCAATCATGCCTTTGCCGACGGCCGGTCCGGGGCGATCACGATCTCGGCGCGGGCCCGCGGCAGCGACGATATCGAGATCATTTTTGCCGACAACGGGGCCGGAATGACGCCGGACGTGCAGCGGCAGGCGTTCGACCCCTTCTTTACGACGCGCCGCAACGAAGGCGGTACCGGGCTGGGCTTGCATATCGTCTATAATCTTGTCACTCAACAGCTCGGCGGCCGGATGATGCTGGAGTCAAGGCTGGGACAAGGCACCACCTTCCGCATTATCATGCCTAAAGTCGCCCGGGGCGAACCCACGATTACAGACCAGACAGCAGCCGACGGAACTCCTCAATGGCCGAACAGGACGATGTCCTCCACCTGA